A region from the Fusarium graminearum PH-1 chromosome 4, whole genome shotgun sequence genome encodes:
- a CDS encoding mRNA capping enzyme subunit alpha: MAQQDGPITSIAEPGVKAHGQLLHEMRREVATLLGRSHTGFPGAQPVSFARQHLDELAQHDYYVVEKSDGIRYLLYSTTDETNNEAHYLIDRKNDFWFITNRSLHFPLETSPEAFHTNTLIDGELVWDTGSDGKRVPMFLVFDCLVLDGALLMERTLDKRLAYFDQRFYRPYKKLYQEYPQELEFQPFYVEMKKPQFAYAIDMMFRDILPKLKHGNDGLIFTCRTTPYKHGTDTHILKWKPPEENTIDCRLRLTFQQVDPTESERREGITEPFIDYDSIPKAELYVYRGDSGPDKYEFFNDVHINEEEWETLKSLNDPLDWRIVECNIDEQGRWRIVRFRDDKNEANHTTTTKSVLQSIEDRVSEKDLYRAAGDIKNAWKARASRGPK; encoded by the exons ATGGCGCAACAGGATGGGCCTATCACCTCCATCGCGGAGCCAGGTGTCAAGGCTCACGGTCAGCTTTTGCACGAGATGCGAAGGGAGGTCGCAACCCTTCTCGGGAGATCACATACGGGGTTTCCTGGCGCTCAGCCTGTGAGCTTCGCCCGGCAGCATCTTGACGAGCTCGCGCAGCACGA CTACTATGTCGTCGAGAAGTCAGACGGTATCAGATACCTTCTTTATTCGACAACCGACGAGACCAACAACGAGGCGCACTACCTGATCGATCGCAAGAACGACTTTTGGTTCATCACAAACAGGAGCCTTCACTTTCCCCTTGAAACATCCCCGGAAGCCTTTCACACAAACACGCTTATTGATGGCGAACTGGTTTGGGACACCGGCTCGGACGGGAAGCGCGTCCCCATGTTCCTTGTCTTCGACTGCCTAGTGCTAGACGGTGCATTGCTTATGGAGCGAACACTCGACAAGCGCCTCGCATACTTCGACCAGCGATTCTACCGCCCTTATAAGAAGCTGTACCAGGAGTACCCGCAGGAACTGGAATTCCAGCCCTTTTACGTCGAAATGAAGAAGCCCCAGTTCGCCTACGCCATCGACATGATGTTCAGAGATATTCTACCCAAGCTGAAACACGGCAACGACGGACTTATTTTCACCTGTCGCACCACGCCCTACAAACATGGCACCGACACTCACATCTTGAAGTGGAAGCCCCCGGAGGAGAACACCATTGACTGCCGTCTGCGTCTGACCTTCCAGCAGGTTGACCCTACAGAGTCGGAGCGTCGAGAGGGCATCACGGAGCCATTCATCGACTATGACAGTATCCCAAAAGCTGAACTCTACGTGTATAGAGGGGATAGCGGCCCGGATAAATATGAGTTCTTCAATGATGTACATATCAATGAGGAGGAGTGGGAGACACTCAAATCTCTTAACGACCCATTGGACTGGCGCATCGTCGAATGTAATATCGACGAACAGGGAAGATGGCGTATTGTTCGTTTCCgtgacgacaagaacgaggcaaaccataccaccaccaccaaaagtGTGCTTCAGAGTATTGAGGACCGGGTCTCGGAGAAGGACCTGTATAGAGCAGCAGGTGATATCAAGAACGCGTGGAAGGCTCGGGCCAGCAGGGGCCCCAAGTAG
- a CDS encoding sorting nexin-41, whose amino-acid sequence MWNDEDNNPYGTSFDRRDSQSSSINPTSPSTREYQRFEPPQTPTSDSDNEHNHGVIHDDSDDDDEDLTQDAGPKRKPGGYDSRIEQILYENPKLSILITDAGKSIESGGRYIVYTIKTGDLEVRRRYSEFASLRDALTRLHPTLIVPPIPEKHTMADYAANPTNAKQDQQIIDLRKRMLAVFLNRCRRMEEIRTDGVWWRFFDPNASWAPPLNPANPTPAHNYLPIPAASAKLKTVAGTNHDNSSGHIQAGPHAFGRFPPEGHNLGEQELDPYFISYESSIKDLEQLLTGPMEKVNRRTLSHLSSLAADLCELGSVYNAFAVSEQAPSLGPAIERIGQAADLSYIATEELSGSLGASFAEPMREHAQFAGVVRSVLKYRVLKRVQQDLTTEELSKKRALLDQLEQSEAEARRIENYLSSSQQISPPPKRSTSLREPPSHQRRDGSQEDTESIDSDFPGTHGDFSSHTPSASQGLPERSTSVPSHKKMPSGNSITNKIFGPIRHAVQGVVDVDPERTRRDLIGKTRESIGQLEQAQVVSEKDVKEASASVLKDMKRFQKDKEDDLRRYMLAYAQSQIEWAKKSKQQWEEARAEVEKIDES is encoded by the exons ATGTGGAACGACGAGGATAACAACCCGTACGGAACCAGCTTCGATAGACGGGATTCGCAATCATCGTCCATCAACCCGACCTCTCCGTCCACTCGGGAAT ATCAGCGCTTCGAACCCCCTCAAACGCCAACCTCCGACAGCGACAATGAACACAACCATGGCGTAATTCATGacgacagcgatgatgacgatgaggattTGACACAAGATGCTGGCCCAAAGCGCAAGCCTGGCGGCTACGATAGTCGCATCGAGCAGATTCTCTATGAGAACCCCAAACTGTCCATTCTCATCACGGATGCTGGCAAGAGCATAGAGAGTGGCGGCAGGTACATTGTGTACACTATCAAAACTGGA GATCTTGAGGTACGCCGCCGATACTCAGAGTTCGCTTCTTTGCGCGATGCTCTTACTCGTCTTCACCCTACTCTCATTGTTCCTCCCATCCCTGAGAAACACACCATGGCCGATTATGCTGCCAACCCAACGAATGCgaagcaagatcaacaaatCATTGATTTGCGCAAGCGCATGTTGGCAGTGTTTTTGAACCGTTGTCGCCGGATGGAAGAGATTCGAACAGATGGGGTCTGGTGGCGATTCTTTGACCCGAATGCCAGCTGG GCGCCTCCACTGAACCCTGCGAACCCAACTCCTGCGCACAACTACTTACCCATTCCGGCTGCGtcggcaaagttgaagaCGGTGGCCGGTACCAACCACGACAACAGCTCAGGCCATATCCAAGCAGGACCCCATGCCTTTGGTCGATTTCCACCTGAAGGGCATAATCTCGGCGAACAGGAACTCGACCCTTACTTCATATCTTACGAATCTTCGATTAAGGACCTTGAGCAACTTCTGACTGGACCCATGGAAAAGGTGAACCGACGAACCCTCAGCCATCTTTCATCATTGGCAGCCGATCTTTGTGAGTTGGGCTCCGTTTACAATGCCTTTGCGGTTTCGGAGCAGGCACCATCACTCGGACCTGCTATTGAGCGCATAGGCCAGGCGGCTGATCTGTCATACATTGCGACCGAGGAACTGTCGGGCTCTCTGGGCGCAAGCTTTGCCGAACCGATGCGCGAGCATGCGCAATTTGCAGGTGTTGTCAGGAGCGTGCTAAAGTACCGCGTGCTTAAGCGTGTACAGCAAGATCTCACAACTGAAGAGCTAAGCAAGAAGCGAGCACTCCTTGACCAACTAGAGCAAAGCGAAGCCGAAGCTCGAAGGATCGAAAACTACCTATCCAGCAGTCAACAAATTTCACCGCCGCCAAAGCGATCGACAAGCCTTAGGGAGCCGCCCTCTCACCAGCGACGGGATGGTAGTCAGGAGGACACTGAGTCCATTGATTCTGATTTCCCAGGGACACATGGTGacttctcatctcatacCCCTTCAGCCAGTCAAGGATTGCCCGAAAGAAGTACCAGTGTGCCCTCTCATAAGAAGATGCCCAGTGGGAACTCGATAACGAACAAGATCTTTGGGCCCATTCGCCATGCCGTGCAAGGAgttgttgacgttgatcCGGAGAGAACTCGCCGTGATTTGATCGGAAAGACGAGAGAGAGCATCGGTCAGCTGGAGCAAGCCCAGGTTGTCTCGGAAAAGGATGTCAAAGAGGCCAGCGCTAGTGTGCTGAAGGACATGAAACGTTTCCAAAAGGATAAGGAGGATGACTTGCGACGATACATG CTTGCGTATGCGCAAAGTCAAATCGAATGGGCGAAAAAGAGCAAGCAGCAATGGGAAGAGGCTCGAGCAGAGGTAGAGAAGATTGATGAGTCCTAA